One window of the Microbulbifer sp. Q7 genome contains the following:
- the ureG gene encoding urease accessory protein UreG — translation MTTSNKQTLRVGIGGPVGSGKTALLRELCGAMREHYDIAVVTNDIYTQEDAKFLTQHEALSADRILGVETGGCPHTAIREDASMNLAAIDELIARHGALDVVFVESGGDNLSATFSPELSDLTIYVIDVSAGDKIPRKGGPGITRSDLLIINKIDLAPLVGASLEVMDRDAKKMRGERPFVFSNLKVQKGLKEIIQFIVREGMLEEKAIPAIA, via the coding sequence ATGACCACATCCAACAAACAGACCCTGCGAGTGGGCATCGGCGGCCCGGTAGGCTCGGGCAAAACGGCGCTGTTGCGTGAGCTGTGTGGCGCCATGCGCGAGCACTACGACATCGCCGTGGTCACCAACGATATTTACACCCAGGAAGATGCAAAGTTTCTCACCCAGCACGAGGCGTTGAGTGCGGATCGCATTCTCGGTGTGGAGACGGGCGGTTGCCCGCACACCGCCATTCGTGAAGATGCGTCGATGAACCTGGCGGCTATCGACGAGCTTATCGCCCGCCACGGCGCGCTCGATGTGGTTTTTGTGGAGAGCGGCGGGGACAACCTGAGTGCCACCTTTAGCCCGGAACTTTCCGACCTGACCATCTACGTGATTGACGTATCCGCCGGTGACAAGATCCCGCGTAAAGGTGGCCCGGGTATCACCCGCTCCGACCTGCTGATTATCAATAAGATCGACCTGGCTCCTCTAGTTGGCGCTTCGCTTGAAGTCATGGACCGGGATGCCAAAAAAATGCGCGGCGAGCGCCCCTTTGTCTTTTCTAACCTGAAAGTGCAGAAGGGCTTGAAAGAGATTATCCAGTTCATCGTGCGCGAGGGCATGCTGGAAGAAAAGGCCATCCCCGCAATCGCTTAA